The Rhodocytophaga rosea genome has a segment encoding these proteins:
- a CDS encoding Gfo/Idh/MocA family protein: MPDKVKVGLIGSQFISTIHAESLKRVAAAEIVAVMSPTESHVAAFAQKFGIPHYFTNLEDMLAMKELDMIVIGAPNYLHCEITLKAAAAGKHIVVEKPLCMNLAEADQMIDACKKANVKLMYAEELCFTPKYVRLKGLLDEGALGKPVLLKQSEKHDGPHADHFWDVERSGGGVTMDMGCHAIQFFRWLNGNNPIKSVYAQMSTSVHTHKTKGEDNAILIFEFENGVIALAEESWTKLGGMDDRAEIHGSEGVAYADVLQGNSIQTYSTQGVGYAVEKAGNTVGWSYTIYEEIWNYGFPQEFEHFVDCVQNNKQPLVTGEDGKAVLEAIYAAYESAGTGRKVMFPFKTDADKPYKLWKK; the protein is encoded by the coding sequence ATGCCTGACAAAGTAAAAGTAGGTCTTATTGGCTCACAGTTTATTTCTACCATTCATGCCGAATCTTTAAAAAGGGTAGCAGCAGCTGAAATTGTAGCGGTAATGTCTCCTACGGAAAGTCATGTAGCTGCATTCGCACAGAAATTTGGTATTCCTCACTATTTTACTAACCTGGAGGATATGCTGGCGATGAAAGAACTGGATATGATCGTAATTGGGGCACCAAATTATCTGCATTGCGAGATCACCTTGAAAGCTGCTGCTGCCGGGAAACATATTGTCGTAGAAAAGCCGCTGTGTATGAACCTTGCTGAAGCTGATCAGATGATAGATGCCTGTAAAAAAGCAAATGTGAAACTGATGTATGCAGAAGAACTTTGTTTTACACCCAAATATGTCCGCTTGAAAGGATTACTGGATGAAGGCGCATTGGGAAAACCGGTACTACTCAAACAATCTGAAAAGCACGACGGACCCCATGCTGATCATTTCTGGGATGTGGAGCGCTCTGGTGGAGGCGTAACTATGGATATGGGCTGTCATGCGATTCAGTTTTTCCGCTGGCTCAATGGCAATAATCCCATTAAATCGGTATATGCCCAGATGAGCACCAGTGTACATACCCATAAAACCAAAGGCGAAGATAATGCAATTTTGATATTTGAGTTTGAAAACGGAGTAATTGCCCTAGCCGAAGAAAGCTGGACAAAGCTGGGTGGCATGGACGACCGGGCGGAAATTCATGGTTCAGAAGGAGTAGCCTACGCCGATGTATTGCAAGGTAATTCTATTCAGACCTATAGCACCCAAGGGGTTGGCTATGCCGTAGAAAAAGCTGGAAATACTGTAGGATGGAGTTATACCATCTATGAGGAAATCTGGAACTATGGCTTTCCGCAGGAGTTTGAGCATTTTGTGGATTGTGTGCAAAATAATAAGCAGCCACTGGTAACCGGCGAAGATGGAAAGGCAGTATTGGAAGCCATTTATGCTGCCTATGAATCAGCCGGAACTGGCAGAAAAGTAATGTTTCCTTTTAAAACAGATGCAGATAAACCATATAAGCTCTGGAAAAAGTAG
- a CDS encoding galactosamine-6-phosphate isomerase, which produces MNIIHCRDYEEMSGKAATLVIQEVERKKNLLLCAATGNSPTGFYAKLVEKSEKDKIFFDQLKVIKLDEWGGIPENHPSSCEYYLQTKLVEPLRIPPERYISFQSNPTDPAAECARIQAELDTQGPIDLCILGIGANGHIGFNEPALFLEPHCHIARLSGHSLTHTMVQSLNDKPTYGLTLGLQDIMRSRKIILLISGKNKEQIIQEFLSGKITTRLPASLLWLHPDVDCLIGI; this is translated from the coding sequence ATGAATATTATCCATTGCCGGGATTATGAGGAAATGAGCGGAAAAGCAGCCACACTTGTTATCCAGGAGGTAGAACGTAAAAAAAATCTGCTGTTGTGTGCAGCTACCGGCAATTCTCCTACTGGTTTCTATGCAAAATTGGTTGAAAAGTCAGAAAAGGATAAAATATTTTTTGACCAGCTCAAGGTAATTAAACTCGATGAATGGGGCGGAATTCCCGAAAATCATCCTTCCAGTTGTGAATATTATCTCCAGACAAAACTAGTAGAACCACTCCGAATACCACCAGAGCGCTACATCTCCTTTCAATCTAACCCAACTGATCCTGCCGCTGAATGCGCCCGTATTCAGGCAGAACTAGATACACAGGGACCAATCGATCTATGTATTCTGGGAATTGGTGCTAACGGACATATTGGGTTTAATGAACCAGCCCTTTTTCTTGAGCCACATTGCCATATAGCCCGGTTATCCGGTCATTCGCTGACACATACGATGGTTCAGTCACTGAATGATAAACCTACTTACGGACTCACTTTAGGCTTACAGGATATTATGCGTTCCAGAAAAATTATACTGCTCATTTCCGGGAAGAACAAGGAACAAATCATACAGGAATTTTTATCCGGAAAGATAACAACCCGGTTACCTGCATCTTTGCTTTGGCTGCATCCGGATGTAGATTGTTTGATAGGCATTTAG
- a CDS encoding putative collagen-binding domain-containing protein codes for MDSTWRNYLDLPGAKSLKHVYSLFTSHAWEKLVPDTANLVAVAGRGNFAENNYATTAIAQDGSFAISYLPSQANISINLARLKGKQVQASWFDPRTGERKIIGRYTPQKTVSFNSPTKDDWVLVIDQIQ; via the coding sequence ATGGACTCCACCTGGCGTAATTACCTGGACCTTCCCGGTGCCAAAAGTTTAAAGCATGTATATTCCTTATTCACGAGCCATGCCTGGGAGAAGCTGGTTCCAGATACCGCCAATCTGGTAGCTGTAGCTGGCCGGGGCAACTTTGCTGAAAACAATTATGCTACCACAGCAATCGCACAGGATGGAAGTTTTGCTATCAGTTATTTGCCTTCCCAAGCAAACATTTCTATTAATTTAGCGAGACTCAAAGGAAAACAGGTACAAGCTTCCTGGTTTGATCCGCGTACTGGTGAAAGGAAAATAATTGGCCGTTACACTCCACAGAAAACAGTATCATTTAATTCCCCAACAAAGGATGACTGGGTGTTGGTGATTGATCAGATTCAATAA
- a CDS encoding M56 family metallopeptidase — protein sequence MNTLSSIAPDKWIQALGWTLLHSLWQGLIAAVLLGILLLLLHRQSATIRYFVSTLTLFTFLLVTVATFVKEYSILTKTTASEATPMNYAIGFPVALTTSQPASQAETLSPGFYSTFSVYFTQHLPSIVLLWALGIMVLLLRFMGGLAYSQRLKHYKIIDLPEYWQNCVKNLSERAQIRQTVRLVESALVKVPVVIGYFKPVILLPVGTILGLPSEQIEAILAHELAHISRKDYLVNIGQCLVEILFFFHPAVWWMSSRIREEREHCCDDMALALCGDSLTFAKALANLQGVHTGTASLALGFAGKGQSLLHRIQRLIGQPRRNPNFMEGFLAACFLMASIMAVSVSAGTALQTTTRNLSLNIEELPAEEKSYLPEQTLVSDSLKNKGTFTYKGSKNGRKYDVKATIENDKITKLYLDGKKVPVAEIEKYQDLVYELMADVPNPPVPPVPMSALAPVAPYTYEDDWDLEPAIAPIEPFEPLEPMEPMEPLAPIEPVAIADVLEEALTNDTTRLKNYKGNFTIVHQGKDKKEYTFRMKDGVLEELEIDNKPVPKSEYKNYSFIVDEIRQDAELRRAEAMLRQEEARERQLESRYRMEEARERMYEERRALQGRIAGDRERAIHKNGELSLQQRRAHERVMQDQQRVMREHERALQRQGEQMRNQQRALEQHTRAMKDHEKSLRRHEFSLELREELKKDKLIKNENSYTFKLDSKGLYIDGEKQPEAVYEKYKKMAEKEHGSITGDFKMEFQYKNDDK from the coding sequence ATGAACACACTCTCATCCATCGCACCCGATAAATGGATACAAGCCCTGGGATGGACTTTATTACATTCCTTATGGCAAGGATTGATTGCTGCTGTATTGCTGGGCATATTATTATTATTACTACACCGCCAGTCAGCTACCATCCGCTATTTTGTATCTACGCTTACCTTATTTACGTTTCTGCTGGTTACGGTAGCCACTTTTGTAAAAGAATACTCTATACTCACCAAAACAACCGCCAGTGAAGCAACGCCGATGAACTATGCCATTGGTTTTCCGGTAGCACTCACCACCAGCCAGCCAGCTTCTCAGGCAGAAACTCTATCTCCGGGGTTTTATAGCACCTTTTCCGTTTACTTTACGCAACATCTACCATCTATTGTATTGCTGTGGGCCTTAGGTATTATGGTATTATTACTCCGTTTTATGGGAGGCCTTGCCTATTCGCAGCGTCTGAAGCATTATAAAATCATTGATTTGCCAGAGTACTGGCAGAACTGTGTAAAGAATTTATCAGAAAGAGCGCAAATCCGGCAGACAGTACGTTTGGTAGAATCTGCGCTGGTGAAAGTACCGGTGGTGATTGGGTATTTTAAACCAGTGATTCTGCTGCCGGTAGGCACCATCCTAGGTTTACCCAGCGAGCAGATAGAAGCGATTCTGGCACACGAACTGGCGCATATTTCCCGTAAAGATTATCTGGTAAATATTGGCCAGTGCCTGGTAGAAATTCTGTTCTTTTTCCATCCGGCCGTCTGGTGGATGTCGAGCAGGATCAGAGAAGAACGGGAGCATTGCTGCGATGATATGGCACTGGCACTTTGCGGAGATTCGCTCACCTTTGCCAAGGCACTTGCTAACCTGCAAGGCGTACACACTGGTACTGCTTCTCTGGCTCTGGGATTTGCCGGAAAAGGGCAATCGCTGCTACACCGGATTCAGCGTTTGATCGGGCAACCCAGGCGGAATCCTAATTTTATGGAAGGTTTCCTGGCTGCCTGTTTTTTAATGGCTAGTATTATGGCCGTGAGTGTAAGTGCCGGAACTGCTTTACAAACTACTACTAGAAATCTTTCCCTGAACATAGAGGAACTACCTGCGGAGGAAAAAAGCTATCTGCCTGAACAGACTTTAGTATCTGATAGTTTGAAAAACAAAGGAACCTTTACTTACAAAGGCAGCAAAAACGGACGCAAATACGATGTAAAAGCCACCATTGAGAATGATAAAATTACAAAACTGTACCTGGACGGAAAAAAAGTGCCGGTTGCAGAGATCGAAAAATATCAGGATCTGGTGTATGAATTAATGGCAGATGTACCCAATCCTCCTGTTCCACCTGTTCCGATGTCGGCCTTAGCGCCAGTTGCCCCCTATACTTATGAAGATGACTGGGATCTGGAACCTGCTATTGCCCCTATTGAACCTTTCGAACCCCTGGAGCCAATGGAACCTATGGAGCCATTAGCGCCGATTGAGCCTGTTGCCATAGCAGATGTACTGGAAGAGGCGCTTACTAATGATACGACCAGATTAAAAAATTACAAAGGTAACTTCACCATTGTACACCAGGGTAAAGATAAAAAGGAGTATACCTTCCGGATGAAGGATGGTGTACTGGAGGAACTGGAAATAGATAATAAGCCGGTTCCAAAATCAGAGTACAAAAACTACAGCTTTATTGTAGATGAAATCAGGCAAGATGCAGAACTCAGACGGGCAGAAGCCATGTTGCGCCAGGAAGAAGCCAGAGAACGCCAGTTGGAATCCAGATACAGAATGGAAGAAGCCAGAGAGCGGATGTACGAAGAACGTAGAGCCTTGCAGGGAAGAATCGCAGGGGACCGTGAAAGAGCTATCCATAAAAATGGGGAACTCAGCCTACAACAACGGCGAGCACACGAAAGAGTAATGCAGGACCAGCAACGGGTAATGCGGGAACACGAAAGAGCTTTACAGCGGCAAGGAGAGCAGATGCGGAACCAGCAACGGGCACTCGAGCAACATACCAGGGCAATGAAGGATCATGAAAAGAGCTTGCGCAGACATGAATTTTCGCTGGAACTCCGGGAAGAACTGAAAAAAGATAAACTTATCAAAAATGAGAACAGCTATACGTTCAAGCTGGATAGTAAAGGCTTATATATAGATGGGGAGAAACAACCGGAAGCGGTTTATGAAAAGTATAAAAAGATGGCAGAAAAAGAACACGGTTCCATAACAGGCGATTTCAAGATGGAATTTCAATACAAAAACGATGATAAGTAA
- a CDS encoding BlaI/MecI/CopY family transcriptional regulator — protein sequence MTHTPFSKPTDAELEILQVLWQYGPCTVRFVNEQLSQTKEVGYTTTLKIMQIMHEKGLVKRNDESRTHVYEANVSEETTQKHMLGKFLDMAFRGSASKLVMQALGNHKASKEELNQIRKLLDKIEGGEK from the coding sequence ATGACACATACTCCTTTTTCTAAACCCACCGATGCCGAACTGGAAATTCTGCAGGTACTCTGGCAATATGGTCCCTGTACCGTCCGGTTTGTAAACGAACAACTAAGTCAGACCAAAGAAGTCGGCTATACCACTACCCTTAAAATTATGCAGATTATGCACGAAAAAGGGCTGGTAAAACGCAATGATGAAAGCCGTACGCATGTATATGAAGCCAATGTCAGTGAAGAAACTACGCAGAAACACATGCTCGGTAAATTCCTGGATATGGCTTTCAGAGGTTCAGCCTCCAAGCTGGTAATGCAGGCGCTGGGCAATCATAAGGCATCCAAAGAAGAATTAAACCAGATCAGAAAATTATTAGATAAAATAGAAGGAGGTGAAAAATGA
- a CDS encoding isochorismate lyase: protein MKKPEECEDMTEIRQEIDEIDQQVIHLLGQRFAYVKAASKFKTSEASLKAPERLQRMLLERRAWAETAGLNPDVIEKMYQDLVSYFIEEETRQWKSQHGK, encoded by the coding sequence ATGAAAAAACCAGAAGAATGTGAAGATATGACTGAAATCCGCCAGGAAATTGACGAAATAGACCAACAAGTTATTCACTTGTTAGGTCAGCGTTTTGCGTATGTGAAAGCGGCCTCTAAATTCAAAACCAGTGAAGCTAGTTTGAAAGCCCCGGAGCGGCTTCAACGGATGCTCCTTGAACGAAGAGCCTGGGCTGAAACTGCTGGATTAAACCCGGATGTAATTGAGAAAATGTACCAGGATTTAGTAAGTTATTTTATTGAAGAGGAAACTAGGCAGTGGAAAAGCCAGCATGGCAAGTAA
- a CDS encoding DinB family protein produces the protein MIEELQKLYDRDIERLRKEIEAFTREEHLWQIRGQIINPAGNLALHLVGNLSTYIGKNLGQQLYVRNREAEFSSKNIPKQTLLEQISTVKAIVHSTLQTIKPEDLHQTYPENVLGYEMTTGFFLIHLLAHLSYHLGQINYIRRILE, from the coding sequence ATGATAGAAGAACTTCAGAAATTATATGACCGGGACATAGAACGCCTAAGGAAAGAAATTGAGGCATTTACTCGGGAAGAGCATCTCTGGCAAATCAGAGGGCAAATTATCAATCCTGCCGGAAATCTGGCGCTGCATCTGGTGGGAAACCTTTCTACTTATATCGGAAAGAACCTTGGGCAGCAACTTTATGTCCGGAACCGGGAGGCTGAGTTCAGTTCTAAAAATATCCCCAAACAAACCTTGCTGGAACAGATATCAACTGTGAAAGCAATTGTACATTCTACGCTGCAAACAATCAAACCCGAAGATTTACATCAGACCTATCCGGAAAATGTGTTGGGTTATGAAATGACTACCGGCTTTTTTCTGATACACTTACTGGCGCATCTTTCCTACCATCTCGGGCAGATTAACTATATCAGGCGGATATTGGAATAA
- a CDS encoding GNAT family N-acetyltransferase — protein sequence MIERSAAHIAINPKTTTMAIEIRKLEKQDLDTFIALIRVFEDVFEMKNFTMPDEKYLQALLAKDSFFIFVALSDGEVVGGLTAYTLEQYYSTKPLVYIYDLAVTTQLQRQGIGRKLMASINEYCKNTGVEEVFVQADEVDDYALEFYQATGGIAEKVVHFNYPLNTK from the coding sequence ATGATTGAAAGATCAGCTGCTCATATTGCCATCAATCCTAAAACTACCACTATGGCCATCGAAATCCGAAAACTAGAAAAACAAGACCTCGATACTTTTATTGCCCTGATCCGGGTATTTGAAGATGTGTTTGAGATGAAAAATTTCACTATGCCCGATGAAAAGTATTTACAAGCATTGCTGGCAAAGGATAGTTTTTTCATCTTTGTAGCCTTATCTGATGGTGAAGTTGTAGGCGGCTTAACAGCCTATACTTTGGAGCAATATTATTCTACCAAACCCCTGGTATATATTTATGACCTGGCCGTGACAACCCAGTTACAGCGGCAGGGAATCGGCAGAAAACTAATGGCTTCCATTAATGAATACTGTAAAAATACCGGTGTAGAGGAAGTGTTTGTGCAGGCCGATGAAGTAGACGATTATGCTCTGGAATTTTACCAGGCTACCGGAGGCATCGCCGAAAAAGTAGTCCATTTTAACTATCCCCTGAATACAAAATAA
- a CDS encoding phosphotransferase — MSTFPVIDSTLSPVHLAAWLIEKYNLHFHTSCRLFRTNMNHTYIVSEQEKKYILRIYSYNRRSETEITEELRLLNLLKASGIHVSYPIADKNNNLLQKIDAPEGMRHVVLFSFGEGHKIRNLTQELSYSIGSLLANMHTVTLHQPINRIQYNIDSLVAKAYQQAKLYISESLEEMKFIQASAEVLHAVFEASAAPDIRRGIVHLDVWYDNMSITDAGKITLFDFDNCGNGWLVLDIGYFCMQLFYTQPDKKEYECKLQSFLDGYRTITSIPEEEIQLIPYAGLAIWIYYLGVQAERFDNFSNIFFTENYVKMYIGKVKEWVNYHHINIHTAAIC; from the coding sequence ATGTCTACCTTTCCGGTAATAGATTCTACCTTATCACCAGTTCATCTGGCTGCCTGGCTCATAGAAAAATATAACCTGCATTTCCATACCAGTTGCCGCCTTTTCCGTACCAATATGAACCATACCTATATTGTTTCGGAACAGGAGAAGAAATACATATTAAGAATTTACAGTTACAACCGGCGTTCAGAAACAGAAATAACTGAAGAACTCCGCCTGCTGAACCTGCTGAAAGCCTCCGGAATACACGTTTCCTACCCGATCGCAGACAAAAATAATAACCTTCTGCAAAAAATTGATGCACCAGAAGGCATGCGGCATGTAGTTCTGTTCTCCTTTGGAGAAGGCCATAAAATACGCAACCTTACGCAGGAACTCAGTTATAGCATTGGTTCCTTACTGGCAAATATGCACACTGTAACCCTTCATCAGCCTATCAACCGGATACAATATAATATAGATAGCTTGGTTGCAAAGGCATATCAGCAGGCGAAGCTTTATATATCGGAATCGTTAGAGGAAATGAAATTTATCCAGGCATCTGCAGAGGTATTACATGCTGTATTTGAAGCCTCAGCAGCGCCGGATATACGCCGGGGAATTGTACACCTAGATGTCTGGTATGATAATATGAGTATAACTGATGCAGGTAAGATCACTCTGTTTGATTTCGATAACTGCGGAAACGGATGGCTCGTACTCGATATTGGCTATTTCTGCATGCAGTTATTCTATACCCAGCCAGACAAAAAAGAATACGAATGCAAGTTGCAAAGCTTTCTGGATGGCTACCGGACTATCACCAGCATTCCTGAAGAGGAAATACAGTTAATTCCTTATGCCGGACTGGCCATCTGGATATATTACCTGGGTGTGCAGGCAGAAAGATTCGATAATTTTTCGAATATTTTCTTTACCGAGAACTACGTAAAAATGTACATCGGCAAGGTAAAAGAATGGGTAAACTATCATCATATCAACATACACACAGCAGCTATCTGCTAA
- a CDS encoding PAS domain-containing protein — translation MKEFFEKLFSAGDFMPHGHCYFWESDILWTHVVSDGLIGISYFVIPLCLIFIARRRIDIQYRWMLVLFGIFIYSCGTTHLMNIITVWNPLYRLEGIIKVITAISSVGTAFALIKITPKALAIPTAKEWLDVNMELKAQEKQLQEKDLAIQQSEQALRESEERYNTLRDIFDSVVIHQDNSIVYANPAAVSLLGAREAKTLIGKSVMDFVHPEFTGVIKERVQAVEEGQKLPMIEQKIIRLDGTETDIESLSVPFTYNNRSATQVIIRDISERKNQERILRESEAKFRGLFESNMIGTLFWEINGKVTNANDALLEMIGYSRSDLHQGRIDWVQMTPEEYKELDQEAYRQIMSTGIHAPYEKAYIRKDGTQVPIQVGGAFIKGYTDRGVSYVIDITERKKQEKELRESEIKFRHLFELDMLGVIFSDANNNITDANDAFLQTIGYSREELNSGVLQWQQLTPPGYELQDQQAIQSLRTTGSVSPYEKEYIRKDGTKVPILIGASLLKDTRSVIAFVLDITEQDKVRKELKQRALELQVLNAELEESQEVLRLSESRFRRMFESDLIGIVFWDKAGNFLEVNNLFLQTIGYTREEWERGEINWIAITPPEYAALDQQKLAEMDEKGMFSSYEKEYFCKDGSRVSILLGVPGWKVSLTEAYHIFWILPT, via the coding sequence ATGAAGGAATTTTTTGAAAAACTCTTTTCTGCCGGAGATTTTATGCCCCATGGGCACTGTTATTTCTGGGAATCTGATATTCTCTGGACACATGTAGTATCCGATGGGCTGATAGGAATCTCCTATTTTGTAATTCCACTTTGTCTCATTTTTATAGCCCGCCGCCGCATCGATATTCAGTACCGGTGGATGCTGGTGCTGTTTGGCATTTTTATTTATAGTTGTGGCACTACCCATTTGATGAATATCATTACCGTTTGGAACCCATTGTACCGGCTGGAAGGCATCATCAAAGTAATTACTGCCATATCTTCTGTGGGAACAGCCTTTGCCCTTATTAAAATTACTCCGAAAGCACTTGCCATTCCCACTGCCAAAGAATGGCTGGACGTAAACATGGAGTTAAAAGCCCAGGAAAAACAATTGCAGGAGAAAGACCTGGCGATTCAGCAATCCGAACAGGCATTGCGGGAAAGTGAAGAACGCTACAATACCCTGCGTGACATTTTTGACAGTGTAGTGATTCATCAGGACAATAGTATTGTATATGCCAATCCGGCGGCAGTTAGCTTGCTGGGTGCCCGTGAGGCAAAAACGCTGATTGGAAAATCTGTTATGGACTTTGTACACCCGGAATTTACCGGGGTCATCAAAGAAAGGGTGCAGGCAGTTGAAGAAGGCCAGAAACTTCCAATGATAGAACAAAAGATTATCCGCCTCGATGGCACAGAAACAGACATTGAATCGCTTAGTGTCCCTTTTACTTATAATAATCGATCAGCTACCCAGGTTATTATCCGCGATATCAGCGAACGCAAGAATCAGGAGCGGATTTTAAGGGAAAGTGAAGCCAAATTCAGAGGTCTGTTTGAGTCGAATATGATCGGCACCTTATTCTGGGAAATTAATGGCAAAGTAACCAATGCCAACGATGCCCTATTGGAGATGATTGGGTATTCCCGCAGCGATCTGCATCAAGGCCGGATTGACTGGGTACAAATGACACCTGAAGAATATAAAGAACTTGATCAGGAAGCCTACCGTCAGATTATGTCAACCGGCATACATGCGCCTTACGAAAAAGCCTATATCCGCAAAGATGGCACCCAAGTCCCTATTCAGGTCGGAGGTGCCTTTATCAAAGGATATACCGACAGAGGGGTATCCTATGTGATTGACATTACCGAGCGTAAGAAGCAGGAAAAAGAACTCCGGGAGAGCGAAATCAAATTCAGGCACCTGTTTGAGCTGGATATGCTGGGTGTGATTTTCTCTGATGCAAATAATAACATTACCGATGCCAATGATGCTTTTTTACAGACTATCGGTTATTCCCGGGAAGAACTTAATTCGGGCGTGTTACAATGGCAGCAACTCACTCCACCAGGATATGAACTGCAGGATCAGCAAGCTATACAAAGTTTGAGAACGACCGGTTCCGTATCTCCTTATGAAAAAGAATATATCCGCAAAGATGGAACAAAAGTACCTATTCTGATTGGAGCTTCTTTGTTGAAAGATACACGTAGCGTAATAGCATTTGTGCTTGATATAACCGAACAGGATAAGGTACGGAAAGAACTCAAACAGCGTGCGCTCGAACTGCAGGTGCTGAATGCTGAGCTGGAGGAAAGCCAGGAAGTATTGCGCCTGAGCGAATCCAGGTTCCGGCGTATGTTTGAATCCGATCTGATCGGCATTGTGTTCTGGGATAAAGCAGGAAATTTCCTGGAAGTAAATAACTTGTTTTTACAAACGATTGGATATACCAGGGAAGAATGGGAAAGGGGTGAGATCAACTGGATTGCCATAACCCCTCCGGAATATGCGGCCTTAGATCAGCAGAAACTGGCAGAAATGGATGAAAAGGGTATGTTTTCTTCCTATGAAAAAGAATATTTCTGTAAGGACGGTTCGAGGGTATCTATTCTACTGGGGGTACCAGGCTGGAAGGTTTCACTGACAGAGGCGTATCATATATTCTGGATATTACCCACTTAA
- a CDS encoding sensor histidine kinase, translating into MQKELEERARELARSNEELEQFAYIASHDLQEPLRTMAGFANLLEKKYKNRLDQDANEFIEFIVDAAERMKKLITNLLEYSRINNKEAPFGAVDFNKVVSKVIYGLQNKLQSGDVEIKLNQLPVLQANEGQMQQVFSHLLGNAVKFRDERPLKIEIWAEEKDTQWQFAVKDTGIGINMAYATRIFQVFQRLHTRDKYEGTGIGLSVCKKIVEKHGGEIWVDSVPDVGSTFYFTIRK; encoded by the coding sequence GTGCAGAAAGAGCTGGAAGAAAGAGCCAGGGAACTCGCCCGTTCCAACGAAGAACTGGAGCAATTTGCCTATATCGCCTCTCACGACTTACAGGAACCCCTGCGGACAATGGCCGGATTCGCCAATTTGCTCGAGAAGAAATACAAAAACCGCCTCGACCAGGATGCCAATGAGTTCATAGAATTTATTGTGGATGCAGCCGAGCGCATGAAAAAGCTGATCACCAACCTGCTGGAATATTCCAGAATCAATAACAAGGAAGCACCATTTGGGGCTGTTGATTTTAATAAGGTGGTAAGTAAAGTAATATACGGCTTGCAGAACAAACTCCAGAGCGGCGATGTAGAAATAAAGCTCAATCAGTTGCCGGTATTGCAGGCAAATGAAGGACAAATGCAGCAAGTATTCTCACATTTGCTGGGAAATGCTGTAAAATTCAGAGATGAACGTCCTTTAAAAATTGAGATCTGGGCAGAAGAGAAAGATACCCAATGGCAGTTTGCTGTAAAAGATACTGGCATTGGTATTAATATGGCCTATGCTACCCGTATTTTCCAGGTATTTCAGCGTCTACATACCAGAGATAAATATGAAGGCACCGGCATTGGTTTATCGGTCTGCAAGAAGATTGTGGAAAAACATGGCGGTGAAATATGGGTAGATTCTGTTCCGGATGTAGGTTCTACTTTCTACTTTACCATCAGGAAGTGA